Proteins encoded together in one Peribacillus asahii window:
- a CDS encoding patatin-like phospholipase family protein, producing MREPKIGLALGSGGARGFAHLGVIRVLQEEGIPIDLIAGSSMGAMVGALFAAGSDIERLYKLSRVFKRKYYLDFTFPKMGFVAGKRVKELIRVFTYGKKLEELDIPVAVVATDIRTGEKVVFQEGPIAPAVRASISIPGIFVPEKINNHLLVDGGVVDRVPVSVAKQMGADIVIGVDVSHINQEVEITSIYDVIMQSLDILQMELVENREFASDVMIRPRVEKYSSKSFTNISEIISIGEEAARQKVDYIKSCVASWKESCKNEP from the coding sequence TTGCGAGAACCGAAGATTGGATTAGCGCTTGGTTCGGGTGGTGCGCGAGGTTTTGCTCACCTAGGTGTGATTCGGGTATTACAAGAAGAGGGCATTCCTATTGACTTAATTGCAGGGAGCAGCATGGGAGCGATGGTTGGTGCTTTATTTGCAGCGGGTTCAGATATTGAGCGGCTTTATAAACTATCGCGTGTATTTAAAAGGAAGTATTATTTAGATTTTACGTTTCCGAAAATGGGTTTTGTTGCAGGGAAGCGAGTAAAAGAATTAATTCGTGTATTTACATATGGAAAGAAGTTGGAAGAATTAGATATCCCTGTTGCGGTTGTAGCAACTGACATTCGAACAGGAGAAAAGGTTGTTTTTCAGGAGGGGCCGATTGCTCCGGCTGTTCGCGCAAGTATTTCGATACCTGGTATTTTTGTTCCGGAGAAAATTAATAATCATTTATTAGTTGATGGAGGTGTCGTTGATCGGGTACCTGTCTCGGTTGCAAAGCAAATGGGAGCAGATATCGTTATTGGCGTAGATGTTTCGCATATTAATCAGGAGGTAGAGATTACGTCTATTTATGATGTGATTATGCAAAGTCTTGATATTTTACAAATGGAATTGGTCGAGAATAGAGAGTTTGCTTCCGATGTCATGATTCGTCCGCGAGTGGAAAAGTATAGTTCGAAATCATTTACAAATATATCTGAAATAATTAGTATTGGAGAAGAAGCAGCTAGACAGAAAGTCGATTATATTAAATCATGTGTTGCATCTTGGAAGGAGTCTTGCAAAAATGAGCCGTAA
- a CDS encoding SepM family pheromone-processing serine protease: MSRKAYVNTTLVVALLLLASAFYYLPYYVTKPGMAKELEPIIEVSGGDRAEGSFMLTTVRMGRANIYSYLLAKWSDYQEIYPEASVRGEDETDEEYNVRQLHLMDTSKNHAVKVAYDHAEKEFSYQYLGVFVLDVHEDMPAAGVLKAGDQIIQVDRLSFESSQQFIDYIATKKAGDTVDIVYKREETEKQAAITLQAFKDKPNQVGLGISLDDATRVITVPKVSIDSEQIGGPSAGLMFSLEIYNQLTKGDLTQGYQIAGTGTIDEEGKVGPIGGIQQKIVAADKSGADIFFAPNEEGAPHSNYREALVAAKDINTKMKIIPVDHFTDALHYLETLEDKK; this comes from the coding sequence ATGAGCCGTAAAGCGTATGTCAACACTACTTTAGTGGTTGCCTTGCTTCTTCTTGCCTCTGCATTTTATTATTTGCCGTATTATGTGACAAAGCCTGGTATGGCGAAAGAATTAGAACCGATTATTGAAGTTTCTGGCGGTGATCGAGCAGAAGGGAGTTTCATGCTCACAACGGTTAGAATGGGAAGAGCAAATATTTATTCATATTTGCTTGCTAAATGGAGTGACTATCAAGAAATTTATCCAGAGGCATCCGTTCGAGGCGAAGATGAAACGGATGAAGAATATAATGTAAGGCAGCTGCATTTAATGGATACTTCGAAAAATCATGCCGTTAAAGTGGCTTATGACCACGCTGAGAAAGAGTTTTCTTATCAGTATCTGGGTGTGTTTGTCTTAGATGTACACGAGGATATGCCAGCGGCTGGAGTTTTAAAAGCGGGTGATCAAATTATTCAAGTCGATCGCTTAAGTTTTGAGTCCTCGCAACAATTCATTGATTATATTGCTACGAAAAAAGCAGGGGATACCGTTGACATCGTTTATAAGCGAGAAGAAACGGAGAAACAAGCAGCAATCACCTTGCAAGCGTTTAAAGATAAACCGAATCAAGTAGGGTTAGGTATCTCTCTTGATGATGCTACGAGAGTCATAACCGTTCCAAAAGTGTCTATTGATTCTGAGCAAATCGGTGGACCATCGGCAGGATTAATGTTTTCTTTAGAAATTTATAATCAATTAACCAAAGGGGATTTAACGCAAGGTTATCAAATTGCAGGTACAGGTACGATTGATGAAGAAGGAAAAGTAGGGCCTATTGGAGGCATTCAACAGAAAATTGTCGCGGCTGATAAATCAGGTGCTGATATTTTCTTTGCACCTAATGAGGAAGGGGCTCCTCATTCCAATTATCGAGAGGCATTAGTGGCAGCGAAAGATATTAATACGAAGATGAAGATTATTCCAGTTGATCACTTTACAGATGCCCTGCATTATTTAGAAACATTAGAAGATAAAAAATAA
- a CDS encoding nucleotidyltransferase, whose product MKAVGVVVEYNPFHNGHALHIQESKKQTEADVVIAVMSGSFLQRGEPALVNKWARTDMALRGGVDLVIELPYRFATANAELFARGSISLLEAMQCDAFCFGSEDGKIAPFLDTYHLLQEKETEYKSMLKTFLKEGKSYPAAASLAFRSLSSNERGLDLSQPNNILGKEYVHAALSNNYKIEPFTIKRVAAGYHETTLHDKAIASATGIRKAIIEQKQSMQTISSYVPHSTLAILETYITYYQSFHHWELYWPLLKYRILTSSAAELASIYEVEEGIEHRLLDIAKHSSTFQQFVTQVKTKRYTWTRIQRICTHILTHSLQAEMEASSFPSYLRLLGMTEKGQQYLQSVKKELPLPLISKISAYNDADITPDLRATNVFAQGLPEPYQTELIKREFAAPIRLKV is encoded by the coding sequence AATCCATTTCATAATGGACATGCCTTACATATTCAAGAAAGTAAGAAACAGACTGAAGCTGATGTAGTCATCGCTGTAATGAGTGGTTCATTTTTACAACGTGGTGAACCTGCACTCGTTAATAAATGGGCACGAACAGACATGGCCTTACGCGGCGGCGTAGACCTTGTTATCGAGCTTCCTTATCGTTTCGCAACAGCCAACGCTGAATTATTTGCTCGCGGCTCCATTAGTCTGCTTGAGGCTATGCAATGTGATGCGTTCTGCTTTGGCAGTGAAGACGGAAAGATTGCTCCGTTTCTCGATACCTATCATTTGCTTCAAGAAAAAGAAACAGAATACAAAAGTATGTTAAAAACGTTTTTAAAAGAAGGAAAGAGTTATCCAGCAGCTGCTTCCCTTGCTTTTCGCAGCCTTTCATCCAATGAAAGGGGACTAGATCTATCACAGCCAAACAACATTCTTGGCAAAGAATATGTGCACGCTGCTTTATCAAACAACTACAAAATAGAACCTTTTACAATCAAGCGGGTAGCAGCAGGCTATCACGAAACAACGCTTCACGATAAAGCGATTGCAAGCGCTACAGGCATTCGAAAAGCGATTATCGAACAGAAACAAAGCATGCAGACGATTTCCAGCTATGTACCACATTCAACCCTTGCTATTCTAGAAACATATATTACTTATTATCAAAGCTTTCATCATTGGGAATTGTACTGGCCACTTCTTAAATATCGAATTCTTACTTCTTCTGCCGCTGAATTAGCGTCCATCTATGAAGTAGAGGAAGGCATTGAACATCGATTATTAGATATAGCTAAACACTCTAGTACGTTCCAACAATTTGTGACACAAGTGAAAACAAAACGCTATACATGGACGCGTATCCAACGGATATGCACTCATATTTTGACGCATAGCTTGCAAGCCGAAATGGAGGCTTCGTCCTTTCCATCATACCTTCGTTTACTCGGAATGACGGAAAAGGGCCAACAGTATTTGCAATCGGTCAAAAAAGAGCTGCCTCTTCCTTTAATTTCGAAAATATCAGCCTACAACGATGCTGATATTACACCAGATTTACGTGCGACAAACGTATTTGCCCAAGGCTTACCAGAGCCTTATCAAACCGAATTAATAAAGCGGGAATTCGCCGCACCTATTCGACTCAAAGTTTAA